A single genomic interval of Bacteroidota bacterium harbors:
- a CDS encoding DUF4372 domain-containing protein: MPTTNVNLFSQILGLIDRNSFTKIVNNHDSDRHCKGVNTWTHLVSMLFCQFAKANSVREISNGLKSATGNLNHLGVSCSPSKSTISYQNQQRNWQVFKDLYFELFNSFNSGLQKKRQFARMLKRKIFIVDSTVISLCLSLFDWAQYRKRKGAIKLHTVLDYDTCLPVYMHMTDGLKHDVAIAKTLNIPSGSVLVMTFM, translated from the coding sequence ATGCCCACGACAAATGTAAATCTGTTTTCTCAAATTCTTGGCTTAATAGACAGGAATTCTTTCACAAAAATTGTAAACAACCACGACTCTGACAGACACTGCAAAGGCGTGAACACTTGGACTCATTTAGTGTCAATGTTGTTTTGTCAATTTGCCAAGGCAAATAGTGTAAGAGAAATATCGAATGGACTTAAGAGTGCTACTGGTAATTTAAATCACTTAGGAGTTTCATGTTCACCGAGTAAATCCACCATTTCTTATCAAAATCAACAACGCAATTGGCAAGTTTTCAAGGATCTTTATTTTGAACTTTTCAACTCGTTCAATAGCGGACTTCAAAAGAAACGACAGTTTGCAAGAATGCTGAAACGTAAAATTTTCATAGTAGACTCCACCGTTATTTCTCTTTGCTTAAGTTTGTTTGATTGGGCTCAATACCGCAAAAGAAAAGGAGCAATAAAGCTTCATACTGTATTAGATTACGACACCTGCCTTCCTGTTTACATGCACATGACAGACGGGCTTAAACACGATGTGGCAATAGCAAAAACACTTAATATTCCCTCAGGCTCTGTTTTGGTTATGACATTTATGTAG
- a CDS encoding DUF4372 domain-containing protein, producing the protein MPTTNVNLFFQILGLIDRNSFTKIVNNHDSDRHCKGVNTWTHLVSMLFCQFAKANSVREISNGLKSATGNLNHLGVYITSE; encoded by the coding sequence ATGCCCACGACAAATGTAAATCTGTTTTTTCAAATTCTTGGCTTAATAGACAGGAATTCTTTCACAAAAATTGTAAACAACCACGACTCTGACAGACACTGCAAAGGAGTTAACACTTGGACTCATTTAGTGTCAATGTTGTTTTGTCAATTTGCCAAGGCAAATAGTGTAAGAGAAATATCGAATGGACTTAAGAGTGCTACTGGTAATTTAAATCACTTAGGAGTTTATATCACTTCTGAGTAA
- a CDS encoding T9SS type A sorting domain-containing protein → MKKIILYSVITLLTLGTNAQPGTLLSAKKIGEDNNFQFFDTLNNHFTFGRSLCNLGDLDGDGVTDIAVGVVDQNISSGVVYILFLNSDGGVKSHTRITRNEGGLNTASPNGFNEFGQSIASLGDLDGDGVVDIAVGNNGFNLSYGGEIYILFLNADGTVKNHSRIASNVGGFAHTITGGQNFSKSIANIGDIDGDGVIDIAVGNHRDGDGGTQKGAVYVLFLNSNGTVKKFQKISQTSGGFTDTIYFDGWFGSSVCSFEKGRFFVSSTKAQSPSGAGAIWLLTIDSNGMVQNSKKYTDTTLGFSDTLSSNSSFGSSLANIGDLDGDSISEIAIGALGYNDVNNASGAFFIFFLDINDNIKIVKRYSNSAGNLPFTFDENALFGTSIISIGDFNKDKKLDVLVSSSRENIPSQVNKGRLNLLFLDGIEHELSAGRFSAGSRSITVYPNPANSKIKVSINGGTPYEAEIQITDISGKICMSLQGFSHNNEVDVSPLKAGVYFIRLQTAEGAFQAKLIINH, encoded by the coding sequence ATGAAAAAGATAATTTTATATTCAGTTATTACCTTATTGACACTGGGAACAAATGCACAGCCCGGTACGCTGCTTTCCGCCAAAAAAATTGGAGAGGATAATAATTTTCAGTTTTTTGATACATTAAATAATCACTTTACTTTTGGCAGAAGTCTTTGCAACTTGGGGGATTTGGATGGTGATGGAGTTACAGACATTGCAGTAGGGGTAGTTGACCAAAATATTTCGTCTGGCGTAGTCTATATATTGTTTCTGAATTCTGATGGCGGAGTAAAATCACATACAAGAATAACAAGAAACGAAGGCGGATTAAACACGGCAAGCCCGAATGGTTTCAACGAATTTGGTCAGTCCATTGCCAGCTTGGGGGATTTGGACGGAGACGGAGTGGTGGATATTGCAGTGGGTAATAATGGTTTTAATCTTAGCTATGGAGGAGAAATTTATATCCTGTTTTTAAATGCAGACGGAACAGTGAAAAACCATTCCAGAATAGCCTCCAATGTGGGTGGATTTGCACATACCATTACCGGTGGTCAGAATTTCAGTAAAAGCATAGCCAATATTGGCGATATTGACGGAGATGGCGTGATTGATATTGCAGTTGGTAATCATAGAGATGGGGACGGGGGAACTCAAAAAGGTGCAGTATATGTATTGTTTCTGAATTCAAATGGAACAGTTAAAAAATTCCAGAAAATCAGCCAAACCAGTGGTGGGTTTACAGATACAATTTATTTTGATGGTTGGTTTGGTAGCTCTGTTTGTTCTTTTGAAAAAGGGAGATTTTTTGTTAGCTCTACCAAAGCACAATCACCTTCTGGCGCAGGTGCTATTTGGCTTCTTACTATTGATAGTAACGGCATGGTTCAAAATAGTAAGAAATATACTGATACCACTTTGGGCTTTAGCGATACTTTATCATCAAATAGTTCATTTGGAAGTTCTTTAGCCAATATAGGAGATTTAGACGGTGATAGTATTTCAGAAATCGCAATTGGGGCATTAGGCTATAATGATGTAAATAATGCTTCTGGAGCATTTTTCATCTTCTTTCTCGATATTAATGATAATATAAAAATCGTTAAAAGATATAGCAATTCTGCGGGTAACTTGCCATTTACATTTGATGAAAACGCTTTGTTTGGAACATCAATAATTTCTATTGGAGATTTTAACAAAGATAAAAAGCTTGATGTACTCGTATCATCATCTCGTGAAAATATCCCTTCACAAGTAAACAAAGGTCGCTTAAACCTGCTCTTTCTTGACGGCATAGAGCATGAATTGAGCGCAGGCAGGTTTTCAGCAGGCAGCAGAAGCATTACAGTATATCCAAACCCCGCAAACTCAAAAATTAAAGTTTCCATAAATGGCGGCACTCCCTACGAGGCGGAAATCCAAATCACGGATATTTCAGGCAAAATATGTATGAGCCTGCAAGGTTTCAGCCATAACAACGAGGTTGATGTAAGCCCGCTAAAAGCAGGTGTTTATTTCATTCGCCTGCAAACCGCAGAAGGAGCTTTCCAAGCCAAATTAATCATTAATCACTAA
- a CDS encoding type II toxin-antitoxin system PemK/MazF family toxin — protein sequence MDKGDIVLINFPFTDLSGTKLRPAVVLVATSLDLTVCFVTTRTDRQEGTDVLVAPSAANGLKKQSLIRTSKIATLDITLAKGLLGKLAQKELSSLNNNLKLLLQLE from the coding sequence ATGGATAAGGGAGATATTGTGCTGATAAACTTTCCGTTTACCGACCTTAGCGGAACAAAGCTAAGACCTGCCGTAGTGCTTGTAGCCACAAGCCTTGACCTCACGGTCTGCTTTGTTACAACCCGAACAGACCGACAGGAAGGGACAGATGTATTAGTTGCGCCAAGCGCAGCAAACGGACTTAAAAAACAATCCCTGATACGGACAAGCAAAATTGCAACATTGGACATTACATTGGCAAAAGGGCTTTTAGGGAAATTGGCGCAAAAAGAACTGTCATCACTTAATAACAACCTGAAATTATTGCTGCAATTGGAATAA
- a CDS encoding FG-GAP-like repeat-containing protein, which produces MKKIILYSIITLLTLGTNAQHGTLLSAKKIGEDNNFQFFDTIADIRQFGRSVCFIGDLNGDGIDDIVVGAPYTSVNKGAIWFLYLDADGQVIGERRISDTTSGFGHLLNDDWFGTSITNIGDIDGNGYDDIAVGAPHQTASSSQNGSIYIILLEAQGKVKSYSRINDNNNLFGRAHRHLGYSVANIGDIDGDGNTDLAVGESGYQSSRGAVWILFLNSNGTLKGVQEIGKDKGGFTDSFNVDSRFGYSITSLGDIDGDGVNDIAVGEMGYINPDSSGNFYGRAWVLLLNADGTVKKNIEIGNGKGGFTGDIKSGDRFGWSVSRVPDLDGDSVPELAVGSTGFDVASGSGAIYILFLKGVPQVSVPHIAAPIFQAQAYPNPANSTLHINLIQAQSGAVAVQLLDIQGRAVKTQHFPNAFEEMQLDISDISTAGLYLLRIEHKGQIVNKKIMIE; this is translated from the coding sequence ATGAAAAAGATAATTTTATATTCAATTATTACCCTATTGACATTGGGAACAAATGCCCAACACGGCACATTACTCTCTGCTAAAAAAATAGGAGAGGATAACAACTTTCAGTTTTTTGATACAATTGCAGATATACGGCAATTTGGGAGAAGTGTTTGTTTTATTGGCGATTTGAACGGAGACGGAATTGATGATATTGTGGTAGGTGCGCCTTATACCTCAGTCAATAAGGGGGCGATATGGTTTTTGTATTTAGATGCAGACGGACAGGTGATAGGCGAAAGAAGAATAAGCGATACCACATCAGGTTTTGGACATCTTCTTAATGATGATTGGTTTGGAACAAGTATTACAAACATAGGCGACATAGACGGCAACGGCTATGACGACATAGCAGTAGGCGCGCCACATCAAACGGCTTCTTCAAGTCAAAACGGTTCTATATACATTATATTGCTTGAAGCACAAGGTAAAGTCAAATCTTATTCAAGAATTAACGACAACAACAACCTGTTTGGCAGGGCGCATAGGCATTTGGGTTACAGTGTAGCAAACATAGGCGATATAGACGGAGACGGGAATACTGACTTAGCCGTTGGAGAGTCAGGCTACCAAAGTTCGCGGGGGGCAGTATGGATTTTATTTCTCAACAGCAATGGTACGCTGAAAGGTGTACAGGAAATCGGCAAGGATAAAGGTGGATTCACGGATTCTTTTAATGTTGATTCTCGATTCGGTTACAGTATAACAAGCTTGGGTGATATAGACGGAGACGGAGTAAATGATATAGCCGTAGGAGAAATGGGCTATATAAATCCTGATTCTTCGGGTAATTTTTATGGCAGGGCTTGGGTGTTACTGCTTAATGCAGACGGCACAGTAAAGAAAAATATAGAAATAGGCAACGGAAAAGGTGGGTTCACAGGAGATATAAAAAGCGGGGACAGATTCGGTTGGTCGGTTTCCAGAGTGCCTGACTTGGACGGAGACAGTGTACCTGAACTTGCAGTTGGTTCAACAGGCTTTGATGTTGCTTCGGGTTCGGGAGCGATATATATCCTATTCCTGAAAGGCGTACCGCAGGTAAGCGTGCCGCACATAGCCGCTCCCATCTTTCAGGCACAGGCATACCCCAACCCCGCAAACAGCACTCTGCACATAAACCTGATCCAAGCGCAGAGCGGGGCGGTTGCTGTTCAGTTGCTTGATATACAGGGCAGAGCCGTCAAAACCCAACATTTCCCCAATGCCTTTGAGGAAATGCAACTTGATATTTCAGACATCAGCACCGCAGGGCTGTACCTGCTAAGAATAGAACATAAGGGACAAATAGTAAATAAGAAAATAATGATAGAATAA
- a CDS encoding FG-GAP-like repeat-containing protein encodes MKNKKHFTGTTRAVEHIRVAEALEATRSIRETTRRTTAEQWLREPQPPFGITARLKTFFAALAFTVPLFCFSQENGEVKSMQINTVNLASTVSYGASVASYNGNIMIAGSQNGTGNGEVFIHKLNSNGTIQSTVRITRNVGGFGDHNISGHAFGWAVVNIGDLNGDGIDDIAVGAPNFNSQKGSLWFLYLDADGQVIGERRLSDTTAGFQHLSNQDRFGRSITNVGDIDGNGYDDIVVGAPYQNHSTTDNGSVYIILLEKFGVVKSYTRVNDNNSLFARSHWNFGQGVANIGDIDGDGNTDLAVGEPGVNEALWILFLNSDGTLKGVQEIGEGKGGFTDSFNVGSNFGHDITNLGDIDGDGVNDIAVGEMGYTNSDSSGNLYGRVWVLLLNANGTVKKNIEIGNGTGGFTGNIKSFDRFGWSVARLPDLDGDSVPELAVGSTNSDAATAGLGAVYILFLKGVPQVSVPHIAAPIFQAQAYPNPANSILHINLSQAQSGSVSLQLLDIQGRAVKTQHFPNAFEEMQLDISDHCCPIYF; translated from the coding sequence ATGAAAAACAAAAAACATTTCACAGGAACAACAAGGGCGGTTGAGCATATTCGGGTGGCTGAGGCTCTCGAAGCCACCCGCTCAATAAGGGAAACCACCCGCAGAACCACAGCCGAACAGTGGCTTCGAGAGCCTCAGCCACCGTTCGGAATAACAGCAAGACTAAAAACATTCTTTGCTGCCTTAGCTTTTACCGTACCGCTTTTTTGTTTCTCACAAGAAAACGGAGAAGTAAAGAGTATGCAGATTAATACAGTGAATTTGGCAAGCACTGTTAGTTATGGTGCATCTGTTGCATCTTACAATGGAAATATAATGATTGCAGGTTCGCAAAATGGAACAGGTAACGGAGAGGTTTTTATTCACAAACTTAATTCCAACGGAACTATACAATCCACTGTCAGAATAACCCGAAATGTGGGTGGCTTTGGCGACCACAATATTTCAGGTCACGCATTTGGTTGGGCAGTAGTAAATATTGGGGATTTGAATGGCGATGGAATAGACGACATTGCAGTAGGCGCACCTAATTTTAATAGTCAGAAAGGTTCTTTATGGTTTTTGTATTTAGATGCAGATGGACAAGTGATAGGAGAAAGAAGACTAAGTGATACTACCGCAGGATTTCAACATTTATCTAATCAAGATAGGTTTGGTAGAAGTATAACAAATGTAGGCGACATCGATGGCAATGGTTACGATGATATAGTGGTTGGCGCACCTTATCAAAACCATTCAACAACTGATAACGGCTCTGTTTATATCATTCTATTAGAAAAATTCGGTGTAGTTAAATCCTATACAAGAGTAAATGATAATAACTCGCTATTTGCTCGTTCACATTGGAATTTTGGACAGGGTGTAGCAAATATAGGAGATATAGATGGAGATGGTAATACGGACTTGGCAGTTGGTGAGCCGGGCGTAAATGAAGCATTATGGATTTTGTTTCTCAACAGTGATGGCACACTCAAAGGTGTACAGGAAATTGGGGAAGGGAAAGGCGGGTTTACCGATTCCTTTAATGTAGGTTCTAATTTTGGACATGATATAACCAATCTTGGGGATATAGACGGAGACGGAGTAAACGATATAGCCGTAGGCGAAATGGGTTATACAAACTCTGATTCTTCGGGCAACCTCTATGGCAGGGTTTGGGTGCTGCTGCTCAATGCAAACGGAACAGTTAAAAAGAACATAGAGATAGGAAACGGTACAGGAGGCTTTACTGGAAATATTAAAAGTTTTGACCGCTTTGGGTGGTCTGTAGCCCGCTTGCCAGATTTGGACGGGGACAGTGTTCCTGAGTTAGCTGTTGGCTCAACAAATAGCGATGCAGCCACAGCAGGCTTAGGTGCGGTGTATATCCTTTTCCTCAAAGGAGTTCCGCAGGTGAGTGTGCCGCACATAGCCGCTCCCATTTTTCAGGCACAGGCATACCCCAACCCCGCAAACAGCATCCTGCACATAAACCTGAGCCAAGCGCAAAGCGGGTCTGTATCCCTGCAACTGCTTGACATACAGGGCAGAGCCGTCAAAACCCAACATTTCCCCAACGCCTTTGAGGAAATGCAATTAGATATATCAGACCATTGCTGTCCAATATATTTTTAA
- a CDS encoding IS4 family transposase, with protein sequence MPTTNVNLFSQILGLIDRNSFTKIVNNHDSDRHCKGVNTWTHLVSMLFCQFAKANSVREISNGLKSATGNLNHLGVSCSPSKSTISYQNQQRNWQVFKDLYFELFNSLNSGLQKKRQFARMLKRKIFIVDSTVISLCLSLFDWAQYRKRKGAIKLHTVLDYDTCLPVYMHMTDGLKHDVAIAKTLNIPSGSVLVMDRAYVDFNWLNVLDSRRITFVSRLKKNIQYSVVKENEIKDKTGLIVKDQIIVLTGVKTAINYPKELRIVVVYDPVKKAELTFLTNNTSWTAETISQLYKARWEIETFFKQIKQVLKIKTFIGTSPNAILIQVWSALITILLLKYLQNKAKYAWHLSNLVGLIRVNLFAKIDLWYWLNHPFIKMKPPASQQLSIFIT encoded by the coding sequence ATGCCCACGACAAATGTAAATCTGTTTTCTCAAATTCTTGGCTTAATAGACAGGAATTCTTTCACAAAAATTGTAAACAACCACGACTCTGACAGACACTGCAAAGGCGTGAACACTTGGACTCATTTAGTGTCAATGTTGTTTTGTCAATTTGCCAAGGCAAATAGTGTAAGAGAAATATCGAATGGACTTAAGAGTGCTACTGGTAATTTAAATCACTTAGGAGTTTCATGTTCACCGAGTAAATCCACCATTTCTTATCAAAATCAACAACGCAATTGGCAAGTTTTCAAGGATCTTTATTTTGAACTTTTCAACTCGCTCAATAGCGGACTTCAAAAGAAACGACAGTTTGCAAGAATGCTGAAACGTAAAATTTTCATAGTAGACTCCACCGTTATTTCTCTTTGCTTAAGTTTGTTTGATTGGGCTCAATACCGCAAAAGAAAAGGAGCAATAAAGCTTCATACTGTATTAGATTACGACACCTGCCTTCCTGTTTACATGCACATGACAGACGGGCTTAAACACGATGTGGCAATAGCAAAAACACTTAATATTCCCTCAGGCTCTGTTTTGGTTATGGACAGAGCTTATGTAGATTTTAATTGGCTGAATGTTTTGGACAGCAGAAGGATTACGTTTGTAAGCAGATTAAAGAAAAACATACAATACAGTGTGGTAAAAGAAAATGAGATTAAAGACAAAACGGGATTAATAGTCAAAGACCAAATTATAGTATTGACGGGAGTTAAGACAGCAATTAACTACCCCAAAGAACTAAGGATAGTAGTGGTTTATGATCCAGTAAAAAAAGCAGAACTGACTTTCCTCACCAACAACACATCTTGGACAGCAGAAACAATATCGCAACTCTATAAAGCCAGATGGGAGATTGAGACCTTCTTCAAACAGATTAAACAAGTACTAAAAATCAAAACTTTTATAGGCACAAGTCCCAATGCTATACTTATCCAAGTTTGGTCTGCTTTAATCACCATTCTCTTACTCAAATATCTTCAGAATAAGGCAAAGTATGCATGGCATCTGTCCAATTTGGTGGGACTTATAAGGGTAAATCTTTTTGCTAAAATAGATTTATGGTATTGGCTTAATCATCCTTTTATTAAAATGAAGCCTCCAGCTAGCCAACAATTAAGCATTTTTATAACATAA
- a CDS encoding FG-GAP-like repeat-containing protein, giving the protein MKKILLNTLVLLIPSLLFAQENGEVKNMQKITINQSSTTHYGFSIAELKKNTTSKIVVGAPNFGQNGEVFIHNLNSNGTIQSTVRITQNTGGFGDHNISSHAFGYAVANVGDLNDDGIDDIVVGTPYSGAQRGSLWFLFLDADGQVIGERRLSDTTPTFGTIVDGNYFGTSIANIGDIDGNGYDDIAVGAYSQNAATSNSGSVYIILLEKDGKVKSHSRINDNNNLFGRNHWYFGTSVANIGDMDGDGNTDLAVGEPGLNETVWILFLNSDGTLKGVQEIGEGKGGFTDSFNVGSNFGRSVTNLRDMDGDGINDIAVGELGYENPDSSGSLYGRAWVLLLNANGTVKKNIEINNGQGGFTGNISSGDRFGGAVARISDLDGDGVPELAVGAFSDQSATAGSGAVYILFLKGVPQVSVPHIAAPLFQAQAYPNPANSTLHINLSQAQSGAVSLQLLDMQGRAVKTQHFPNAFEEIQLDISDISTAGLYLLRIEHKGSVLHKKIRIEK; this is encoded by the coding sequence ATGAAAAAGATACTTTTAAACACACTCGTACTGCTCATTCCTTCCCTCCTTTTTGCACAGGAAAACGGAGAAGTAAAGAATATGCAGAAAATTACAATTAATCAAAGTTCCACTACACATTACGGATTTTCTATTGCTGAATTAAAAAAAAATACTACTTCTAAAATAGTAGTAGGAGCTCCTAATTTTGGTCAGAATGGAGAGGTTTTCATTCACAATCTTAATTCCAATGGCACAATACAATCTACTGTGAGGATAACCCAAAACACAGGCGGCTTTGGAGACCACAATATTTCCAGCCATGCTTTTGGTTATGCAGTTGCTAATGTAGGGGATTTAAACGATGACGGCATAGACGACATTGTAGTAGGAACACCCTATTCTGGTGCTCAAAGAGGCTCTTTGTGGTTCTTGTTTTTAGATGCGGACGGACAAGTGATAGGCGAAAGAAGGCTAAGTGATACTACTCCAACTTTTGGAACAATAGTCGATGGAAATTACTTTGGCACAAGCATAGCCAACATAGGCGATATTGACGGCAATGGCTATGACGATATTGCGGTGGGTGCTTATTCTCAAAATGCTGCAACAAGCAACAGTGGGTCTGTTTATATCATACTGTTAGAAAAAGACGGAAAAGTAAAATCCCATTCACGGATTAACGACAACAACAACCTGTTTGGAAGAAACCATTGGTATTTTGGTACTAGTGTCGCCAATATAGGGGATATGGACGGAGACGGTAATACGGATTTAGCAGTCGGTGAGCCGGGCTTAAATGAAACAGTATGGATACTTTTCCTGAACAGTGATGGCACACTAAAAGGTGTTCAGGAAATAGGGGAAGGCAAAGGCGGGTTTACAGACTCTTTTAATGTAGGCTCAAATTTTGGTAGGTCAGTAACCAATTTAAGAGATATGGACGGAGACGGAATAAATGATATTGCGGTTGGAGAACTGGGGTATGAAAATCCTGATTCTTCGGGCAGTCTGTATGGCAGGGCTTGGGTGTTGCTGCTTAATGCAAACGGAACAGTTAAGAAGAACATAGAAATAAACAATGGGCAAGGTGGGTTTACAGGAAATATAAGCAGTGGGGATAGGTTTGGAGGGGCAGTTGCCCGCATTTCAGATTTAGACGGAGACGGAGTACCTGAACTTGCAGTCGGAGCATTTAGCGACCAATCTGCTACGGCAGGTTCGGGCGCGGTGTATATCCTATTCCTGAAAGGCGTACCGCAGGTAAGCGTGCCGCACATAGCCGCTCCGCTTTTTCAGGCACAGGCATACCCCAACCCCGCAAACAGCACCCTGCACATAAACCTAAGCCAAGCGCAAAGCGGGGCGGTTTCCCTGCAACTGCTTGATATGCAGGGCAGAGCAGTCAAAACCCAACATTTCCCCAATGCCTTTGAGGAAATTCAATTAGATATATCAGACATAAGCACCGCAGGGCTGTACCTGCTAAGAATAGAACATAAGGGTTCTGTACTTCACAAAAAAATACGTATAGAGAAATGA